From Mus musculus strain C57BL/6J chromosome 8, GRCm38.p6 C57BL/6J, a single genomic window includes:
- the Mgat4d gene encoding alpha-1,3-mannosyl-glycoprotein 4-beta-N-acetylglucosaminyltransferase-like protein MGAT4D isoform X1: MPHHQGRLGCNQPSQTPWGTGRVLMDRPRASRSPQNCPSPLLLILPPDLFNISQELQDFLPPFSVTLNIFREFRSTYRKTARLSFLSLQISWCLISALRRQKQAVFTSSRPARERTTNFLDNQLINCRNHVLEFKEIMLRLKNKSENHHQDLMQVLYQMKRKAAHTTRSSGNFLEKKGSILSQHETLPNQFEVLKYFLPHLRTAGKLYPAIATSKGRAGVSFALGISTINRGNHTYLKQTLTSVLSRMTPEEEEDSVVIVSVADTDESYLKSVVRMVKTKFRKQVQSGVLEVISIPTLFYPQTLLDKKTKTDSESWQIKQVLDFCILMLYAQPKATYYLQLEDDIVAKKMYFTKMKDFVNSLTSKNWFFIEFSVLGFIGKLFRSKDLTDFVHFFLMFYETKPIDILLDDIFLIRVCISGEPVRSCLQRKKGFRIQYRPSLFQHVGTQSSFPGREQHLKDNYY; this comes from the exons ATGCCCCATCACCAGGGGCGGTTGGGCTGTAACCAGCCCTCGCAGACACCGTGGGGCACGGGACGCGTGCTGATGGATCGGCCTCGTGCTAGCAGGTCCCCCCAAAACTGCCCCTCGCCTCTCCTGCTCATCCTTCCTCCAGATCTCTTCAATATATCGCAAGAGCTCCAggactttcttcctcctttctcagtaactttaaatattttcagagaATTTAGGAGCACTTACAGAAAGACAGCCAGGTTGTCTTTCCTCTCTTTACAAATTAGCTGGTGTTTGATttcggcactcaggaggcaaaagcaggcagtctttacgagttccaggccagccagagagcGGACGACGAATTTTCTGG ATAATCAACTAATTAACTGCAGAAACCACGTTTTGGAGTTTAAAGAAATTATGCTccgtttaaaaaacaaaagtgaaaatcaTCACCAAGACCTAATGCAAGTCTTGTATCAAATGAAGCGTAAAGCTGCCCACACAACAAGATCATCAGGGAACTTCC TTGAGAAGAAGGGGAGCATATTGAGTCAGCATGAAACACTTCCTAACCAATTTGAAGTCTTAAAGTACTTCCTTCCTCATCTAAGGACAGCAGGGAAACTTTACCCAGCTATAGCCACTAGCAAAGGGAGAGCAGGCG TTTCCTTTGCACTGGGAATCTCCACCATTAACAGAGGGAACCACACCTACCTGAAGCAAACGCTGACCTCTGTTCTCTCCAGAATGACTCCCGAAGAAGAGGAGGACTCTGTGGTGATCGTCTCTGTCGCTGAT aCTGATGAAAGTTATTTAAAATCTGTTGTTCGCATGGTTAAAACCAA attcagaaagcaagtgcAGTCCGGCGTCTTGGAGGTCATTTCAATACCCACCCTTTTTTATCCTCAAACATTACTGGACAAGAAAACGAAGACGGACTCAGAAAG TTGGCAAATAAAACAAGTATTGGACTTCTGTATTCTGATGCTGTATGCCCAGCCCAAGGCCACGTATTATTTACAG CTAGAAGATGATATCGTAgcaaaaaagatgtattttacaAAAATGAAAGATTTTGTAAATAGTCTCACTTCAAAAAATTGGTTTTTTATTGAGTTTTCAGTCCTTGGATTTATAG GGAAACTCTTTCGATCGAAGGACCTCACTGACTTTGTGCATTTTTTCCTGATGTTCTATGAGACAAAGCCCATAGATATACTTTTAGATGACATTTTCCTGATCCGGGTGTGCATCTCAGGGGAGCCTGTT